One Phaseolus vulgaris cultivar G19833 chromosome 4, P. vulgaris v2.0, whole genome shotgun sequence DNA window includes the following coding sequences:
- the LOC137837560 gene encoding plastidial pyruvate kinase 2-like — MAQVAVSRSIQSTLLCPSSGSARDRAQNLLKPPSFSSTVLPSKGNNNKRSQHGLRSFQISARKSAPSEVIPVSPEDDPKIEQHLQHLRGVQPFGESSVGMWSKPTFRRKTKIVCTIGPSTHTKEMIWKLAEAGMNVARLNMSHGDHASHQKVIDLVKEYNVQNEDNVIAIMLDTKGPEVRSGDLPQPIILMPGQEFTFTIQRGVGTADCVSVNYDDFVNDVEMGDMLLVDGGMMSMVVKSKTEDSVKCEVIDGGELKSRRHLNVRGKSATLPSITEKDWDDIKFGVDNKVDFYAVSFVKDAEVVHELKNYLKSSGVDIHVIVKIESADSIPNLHSIITASDGAMVARGDLGAELPIEEVPLLQEEIINLCRSMGKAVIVATNMLESMIVHPTPTRAEVSDIAIAVREGSDGIMLSGETAHGKFPLKAVKVMHTVALRTEATIPGGLMEPNIGPVFKNHMSEMFAYHATMMSNTLGTSTVVFTRTGFMAILLSHYRPSGTIFAFTDEKRVQQRLALYQGVCPIYMEFCDDSEATFRRALDLLQNQGMVKEGEEVALVQSGRQPIWRFQSTHNIQVRKV, encoded by the exons ATGGCTCAGGTCGCCGTCTCACGATCCATTCAAAGCACTCTTTTGTGCCCCTCTTCTGGATCTGCACGTGACAGGGCCCAAAACCTGTTAAAGCCTCCATCTTTTTCTTCCACGGTGTTACCTTCCAAAGGGAACAATAACAAACGCTCCCAACATGGCCTCAGAAGCTTTCAGATCAGTGCAAGGAAATCTGCCCCTTCTGAAGTCATCCCCGTGTCACCTGAAGATGATCCAAAG ATTGAGCAGCATTTGCAACATTTACGTGGAGTGCAGCCATTTGGGGAGAGTTCGGTTGGGATGTGGTCGAAGCCCACGTTTAGGCGCAAGACAAAGATCGTGTGTACCATTGGACCTTCTACCCATACGAAGGAAATGATTTGGAAGCTGGCTGAGGCTGGGATGAACGTTGCTCGGTTGAATATGTCTCATGGAGACCATGCTTCTCATCAGAAAGTCATTGACTTGGTTAAGGAATATAATGTTCAAAACGAGGACAATGTGATTGCAATCATGCTTGACACAAAG GGTCCTGAAGTTAGAAGTGGGGATTTGCCACAACCTATTATATTAATGCCTGGGCAGGAATTCACTTTTACTATTCAGAGAGGTGTTGGAACTGCAGATTGTGTTAGTGTGAACTACGATGATTTTGTCAATGATGTGGAAATGGGGGATATGCTTCTTGTTGATG GTGGTATGATGTCTATGGTGGTTAAGTCTAAGACAGAGGATTCTGTGAAATGTGAAGTTATTGATGGAGGAGAGCTCAAGTCTAGGCGACATTTGAATGTTAGAGGAAAAAGTGCTACACTGCCTTCAATCACCG AGAAGGATTGGGATGATATCAAGTTTGGAGTTGATAACAAAGTTGACTTCTATGCCGTTTCCTTTGTTAAGGATGCTGAAGTTGTTCATGAACTGAAGAATTATTTGAAGA GCAGTGGTGTTGATATACATGTCATTGTAAAAATTGAAAGTGCAGACTCTATACCAAATTTGCACTCAATTATCACTGCATCTGATGGG GCCATGGTTGCCAGAGGAGATCTTGGTGCTGAGCTCCCTATTGAAGAGGTTCCACTTTTGCAG GAAGAGATAATCAACTTGTGTCGCAGCATGGGAAAGGCTGTTATTGTGGCAACAAATATGCTAGAAAGCATGATTGTTCACCCAACTCCAACCAGAGCAGAGGTGTCAGATATAGCAATTGCTGTTCGAGAAGGTTCGGATGGAATAATGTTGTCTGGAGAAACAGCTCATGGAAA GTTCCCACTAAAAGCTGTGAAAGTAATGCATACAGTAGCATTGCGGACAGAAGCCACAATACCGGGTGGTCTAATGGAACCAAACATTGGTCCAGTGTTCAAG AACCACATGAGTGAGATGTTTGCCTACCATGCAACAATGATGTCTAACACCCTTGGAACCTCAACTGTTGTCTTCACTAGAACGGGTTTCATGGCTATCTTATTGAGCCACTATCGTCCTTCTGGCACCATATTTGCTTTTACTGATGA GAAGAGGGTGCAGCAGAGGCTTGCTTTGTATCAAGGAGTCTGTCCCATATACATGGAATTCTGTGACGATTCTGAAGCAACCTTCAGAAGAGCCTTGGACCTTCTGCAG AACCAAGGAATggtgaaggaaggagaagaagtaGCACTTGTACAAAGTGGTAGGCAACCCATATGGAGGTTCCAATCCACGCACAATATCCAGGTTAGGAAAGTGTAA